CAGTGTTCCCGCAAACGCGGGGTGAGAAATTTTCATTGGTTCGACCTTGATGAATAGTTTGTAAAAAAAACAACCAGCACTACGTTCACAAAAGCATTAGTGACTAAACGGAGACACAATTCGCTGCATTTTGCGTCGGGGCGATGTAGTGCTGATTGATGTACGAATACGTCGTTTGTGGCACAAGACTTCGCACTGCAGGAATGTCTGCCGTACGCAGTAGGTCACGAACTCTTGACGCCGAAATAGGTTCAGCCCCTTGCTGACACCGTTCTATTTCCACCACTTCGATAGCAGGTCCACCCTTTTCTTCTAGATCTTTTTCCAACCATTGACGCATGGCCTGATTGTAATGACGGGTCACAGGACACAATGGCTCACTACCCACGAAACGATGAGTAATACCAAGCGCAGGAGCAATCGCGTTACGGAAAATTTTAAGATCAAGCGCCGTGTGGGCGTAATTGATCACTTGTTGATCTTTTATGAAGTAAGTGGGGAATGTTACTTTCGAAATAATGTAATCAGAACCGGTGTGAATTGTCAGGTTTTTCAGATGCTCAGTGCCCGCACGAATCATGGCTAGTCGACCGTCAAAGGAGAATTCATTACCTTCTTCTTTAACGGCAAACAGATGAACCCAATCACACTGCTGACACGCTTTCTCAACCAAGTATTGATGACCTAGAGTAAATGGATTGGCATTCATCACAATGCCACCAATGGTATTCCCTTCCACTCTTTTTGCTGAGAGTTCCTGACAATAGGTTTTAAGACGCGAAGAACTGTTTTCCATTAACGCCACATTAGGCTCTACTTTTTCGACTAAGTAAAAACCACATTGGCTGAACATAGGAACATTAGTGGGTTTGGTAAATAAGAACAGATTGAACCGACCTAGCTCGTAAGCCAAATTCGTTAATTCACTCATTAATGTTAAAGCAAACCCTGTGCCTTGCAGTTCGGGGGAAATGGCGATTGACTTCAAAACATTACCTGCCAATCCACCACAGGCAATAATGGTCATATCTTCCTGATAAGCCACTACAAATCGTTCCACATCTTCATCAATCCCTAGATCATGTAGAGACAAAAATTGCCTAACAGCCTGCATTCGTTTGCTCTGCTTGATGGATATCCTAGAAAAAGTGTAACTCTCCAACATCACGTGCCTCACCTATCTCTTTACGGCAGCAATAGTGCTCGGTTTGGACAATAAAAATATCGAGCCGAATCACTTTATTATTCAG
This DNA window, taken from Vibrio nitrifigilis, encodes the following:
- the citC gene encoding [citrate (pro-3S)-lyase] ligase, whose amino-acid sequence is MLESYTFSRISIKQSKRMQAVRQFLSLHDLGIDEDVERFVVAYQEDMTIIACGGLAGNVLKSIAISPELQGTGFALTLMSELTNLAYELGRFNLFLFTKPTNVPMFSQCGFYLVEKVEPNVALMENSSSRLKTYCQELSAKRVEGNTIGGIVMNANPFTLGHQYLVEKACQQCDWVHLFAVKEEGNEFSFDGRLAMIRAGTEHLKNLTIHTGSDYIISKVTFPTYFIKDQQVINYAHTALDLKIFRNAIAPALGITHRFVGSEPLCPVTRHYNQAMRQWLEKDLEEKGGPAIEVVEIERCQQGAEPISASRVRDLLRTADIPAVRSLVPQTTYSYINQHYIAPTQNAANCVSV